A single genomic interval of Mucilaginibacter robiniae harbors:
- a CDS encoding AraC family transcriptional regulator, which yields MTRSFPMVKPDCRKRVNQAIQHIDSNLDQELSLATVSKTACYSPFHFHRVFSVVTQEPLNAYINRRRVEKAASVLMRQKQVPITEIAFAYGFNSNSSFTRAFKKFYGLSPVHFRNACSSRFSKVKKIYSKNGQVSVVFEQDICSNLQLIKGVNVNANIEVKEMPTMHLACINHIGHDYIDDAFSRLLAWAEPKGLLNKPDVKMLTIFHDSFKITAPDKIRISACLLVDQPLATESEVSLITLAKSKCVVGYFEIPGDEFASTWSKLFVWLNKQGYQVAGQNCFQIHHNNYRTHPENKFIVDLCIPVR from the coding sequence ATGACAAGGAGTTTTCCAATGGTAAAGCCTGATTGCAGAAAAAGAGTAAACCAAGCAATACAACATATTGACTCCAACCTGGATCAGGAGCTATCCTTGGCTACGGTGTCCAAAACGGCCTGTTATTCTCCTTTCCATTTTCACCGGGTGTTTTCGGTTGTTACGCAAGAACCACTGAATGCTTATATTAACCGTAGGCGAGTTGAAAAGGCCGCCTCTGTGTTGATGCGGCAAAAGCAGGTGCCTATTACCGAAATAGCTTTTGCTTACGGTTTTAACAGCAACTCATCATTTACCAGAGCGTTTAAAAAGTTTTATGGCTTAAGTCCGGTGCATTTTCGTAATGCTTGTTCAAGCCGGTTTAGTAAGGTTAAGAAGATATATAGCAAGAATGGGCAAGTTTCGGTGGTTTTTGAACAAGATATTTGCAGTAATCTTCAACTTATAAAAGGAGTGAATGTGAATGCAAATATTGAAGTAAAAGAAATGCCCACAATGCACTTGGCCTGTATCAACCACATTGGGCACGACTATATTGATGATGCTTTTAGCCGTTTGCTAGCCTGGGCTGAGCCCAAAGGCTTGTTGAATAAACCGGATGTGAAAATGCTTACCATTTTCCATGATAGCTTTAAGATAACGGCGCCGGACAAAATCAGGATTAGTGCCTGTTTGTTGGTTGACCAGCCATTAGCAACAGAAAGCGAAGTAAGCTTAATAACTCTGGCGAAAAGCAAATGCGTAGTTGGTTATTTTGAAATACCGGGTGATGAATTTGCCAGCACTTGGAGCAAGCTGTTTGTTTGGCTTAACAAACAAGGTTACCAGGTAGCCGGCCAAAACTGCTTTCAAATTCATCATAATAACTATCGTACACATCCCGAAAATAAGTTCATAGTCGATTTGTGTATTCCAGTTAGGTAA
- a CDS encoding DUF6358 family protein — MKLKMLLNVLYTIGVVLSLYTIYWGATHQRYEFVMGAVFIGGILIMLKIKLLKEVRAMENPVKK, encoded by the coding sequence ATGAAGCTTAAAATGTTGCTGAATGTATTGTACACCATTGGTGTAGTACTCAGCTTATATACTATTTACTGGGGGGCTACTCACCAACGCTATGAGTTTGTTATGGGAGCGGTATTTATAGGCGGCATACTAATTATGCTGAAAATAAAACTGTTAAAAGAAGTTAGAGCGATGGAAAACCCAGTTAAAAAATAG
- a CDS encoding rhodanese-like domain-containing protein — MKEITVEDLKKMRDKGEDFQLVDVREDFEYQMSNLDGELIPLGGILIEAGKIDKNKPVVVMCRSGKRSAMAIMQLEQQGFTNLYNLKGGILAWADQIDPTISVY; from the coding sequence ATGAAAGAGATAACAGTAGAAGACCTGAAAAAAATGCGCGATAAAGGTGAGGATTTTCAGCTGGTGGATGTGCGTGAGGATTTTGAATATCAAATGTCAAACCTGGATGGTGAGTTAATACCATTAGGTGGCATTTTAATTGAGGCTGGCAAAATTGATAAAAACAAGCCGGTAGTAGTAATGTGCCGCAGTGGCAAACGCAGCGCTATGGCTATTATGCAGCTGGAGCAGCAGGGCTTTACCAACCTGTACAACCTAAAAGGCGGCATTTTGGCTTGGGCCGATCAGATTGACCCGACCATAAGCGTGTATTAA
- a CDS encoding dipeptide epimerase has protein sequence MKLTFTRLELQLKHRFTIARFSRTSTPVILLQLEHEGFTGYGEASMVPYMGESFASATAFLNRVDVSQFQYPFNYTAITAYLDNLEPGNPAIKAAIDIALHDLDGKISQQSCWQLLGSQPDHMPVTSLTIGMDTPEVIAQKVQEAIGMKVIKVKLGSQNDQQLIKMIRQLTKVPLYVDANQGWIDRQQSLDFIYWLQEQNVQLIEQPMLKTDPDSNAWLTERSPIPIIGDEAVQRLADVERAQGIYHGINIKLMKSAGMHEAKLMIDQCRKMGLKILIGCMSETSCATLAAAALAPQCDWADLDGPFLISNNPFQTPGFENGKWILNRMPGLGLSI, from the coding sequence ATGAAACTGACATTCACACGGCTGGAACTTCAACTAAAACATCGGTTTACCATAGCCCGCTTTTCGCGCACATCCACCCCGGTAATACTGCTGCAATTGGAGCACGAAGGGTTTACAGGTTATGGCGAAGCCTCCATGGTGCCTTATATGGGCGAAAGCTTTGCTTCGGCTACTGCTTTTTTAAACCGGGTAGATGTTTCGCAGTTTCAATATCCGTTCAACTATACGGCAATTACAGCCTACCTTGACAATCTTGAACCGGGCAACCCAGCCATTAAAGCGGCTATAGATATTGCTTTGCATGATTTGGATGGCAAAATAAGCCAGCAATCCTGCTGGCAACTATTAGGCAGCCAGCCCGATCACATGCCGGTAACCAGCTTAACCATCGGCATGGATACACCTGAGGTAATTGCACAAAAAGTGCAGGAAGCTATAGGCATGAAGGTAATTAAGGTAAAATTAGGGAGTCAGAATGATCAGCAGTTAATTAAAATGATACGCCAGCTTACTAAGGTGCCTTTGTATGTAGATGCCAACCAAGGCTGGATCGATAGACAGCAGAGCTTAGATTTCATTTATTGGCTGCAGGAGCAAAACGTACAGCTAATTGAACAACCTATGCTCAAAACCGACCCGGATAGTAATGCATGGCTTACTGAACGAAGCCCTATACCCATTATTGGCGATGAAGCCGTGCAACGTTTAGCTGATGTGGAACGCGCGCAGGGAATTTATCATGGCATTAATATCAAGCTCATGAAATCGGCAGGGATGCATGAAGCGAAACTAATGATTGATCAATGTCGTAAAATGGGCTTAAAAATACTAATTGGCTGCATGAGTGAAACCAGTTGCGCTACCTTGGCTGCCGCAGCTCTGGCGCCACAATGTGACTGGGCCGATCTGGACGGACCTTTTTTAATTAGCAACAACCCTTTTCAAACACCGGGCTTTGAGAATGGTAAATGGATATTAAACCGAATGCCCGGACTAGGATTATCAATATAA